A window of Ruminococcus champanellensis 18P13 = JCM 17042 contains these coding sequences:
- a CDS encoding amino acid adenylation domain-containing protein, whose translation MICNVLDYLERSAARQPEKDAVVDENKRYTYEQLRLCSARIGTALSGIIAPGEPVGVYMEKCADVLPVFFGTVYAGGFYSVFNNELPASRLTQIASVLAPRVMVTTGALKQEAAGIFSGMELLTFEELMQTEPDFDRLAQIRRGRIDTDPLYVNFTSGSTGTPKGIVVGHRSVLDFIDCFTETFGITESDVIANQAPFDFDVSVKDIYSAMCTGATLVVVPRRLFSAPVELIDFLCAHRITTMIWAVSALCLITTFHALDYKTPDTIRKILFSGEVMPLKALKNFQSHLPEVTYVNLYGPTEITCNCTYHILDKERDYSAGIPIGKAFPNEDVFLLDGEDRRITAPETVGELCVRGTALALGYYGAPEQNAVHFVPNPLNPHYPETIYRTGDLARYDANGELVFSGRKDFQIKYMGHRIELEEIEREMAAIDGVERCCCIFDEKKSRLKGFYIGSVEKDALHAEMKEKLPAFMVPGILRRVEDMPLTKNGKIDRKKLAELVGGKTN comes from the coding sequence ATGATCTGCAATGTGCTGGATTATCTGGAACGATCGGCGGCACGGCAGCCAGAGAAAGATGCCGTAGTCGATGAAAACAAGCGTTATACCTATGAACAGTTGCGGCTGTGCAGCGCCCGGATCGGTACTGCCCTGAGCGGCATCATTGCCCCGGGGGAGCCTGTGGGCGTGTATATGGAAAAATGCGCAGACGTACTGCCTGTCTTTTTCGGAACCGTGTATGCAGGGGGCTTTTACTCCGTGTTCAACAACGAGCTGCCTGCAAGCCGGCTGACCCAGATCGCCTCTGTGCTTGCGCCCAGGGTGATGGTCACCACCGGGGCATTGAAGCAGGAGGCTGCCGGGATCTTCTCCGGCATGGAGCTGCTGACCTTTGAGGAGCTGATGCAGACAGAGCCGGACTTTGACCGGCTGGCACAGATCCGCAGAGGCAGGATCGATACGGATCCGCTGTATGTGAACTTTACCTCCGGCTCCACCGGCACCCCCAAGGGCATTGTGGTGGGACACCGGAGCGTGCTGGACTTTATCGACTGCTTTACGGAAACCTTCGGCATCACCGAATCCGACGTGATCGCCAACCAGGCACCCTTTGATTTTGACGTGTCCGTCAAGGACATTTACTCGGCGATGTGTACCGGCGCCACTCTGGTGGTGGTGCCCCGGCGGCTGTTCTCCGCTCCGGTGGAGCTGATCGACTTTTTGTGCGCCCACCGGATCACCACCATGATCTGGGCGGTATCGGCACTGTGCCTCATCACCACCTTCCACGCCCTGGATTACAAGACCCCGGACACCATCCGGAAAATCCTGTTCAGCGGAGAGGTTATGCCTCTGAAGGCGCTGAAGAATTTCCAGAGCCACCTGCCGGAGGTGACCTATGTGAACCTGTACGGCCCTACGGAGATCACCTGCAACTGCACCTATCATATTCTGGACAAGGAACGGGATTATTCCGCCGGTATCCCCATCGGCAAAGCCTTCCCCAACGAGGATGTGTTCCTGCTGGATGGGGAGGATCGCCGGATCACGGCACCGGAAACCGTGGGCGAGCTTTGCGTCCGGGGCACGGCGCTGGCGCTGGGCTATTACGGAGCACCGGAGCAGAATGCAGTGCACTTCGTGCCCAATCCCCTGAATCCCCACTATCCGGAAACCATTTACCGGACGGGAGATCTTGCCCGGTATGACGCAAACGGAGAACTGGTATTCAGCGGCAGAAAGGATTTCCAGATCAAGTACATGGGACACCGGATCGAGCTGGAGGAGATCGAGCGGGAAATGGCTGCCATTGACGGGGTGGAGCGGTGCTGCTGCATCTTTGACGAAAAGAAGTCCCGGCTCAAGGGCTTTTATATCGGCAGCGTGGAAAAGGATGCGTTGCATGCGGAAATGAAGGAAAAGCTGCCGGCGTTCATGGTGCCGGGGATCCTGCGCCGGGTGGAGGACATGCCCCTGACCAAGAATGGAAAGATCGACCGGAAGAAGCTGGCGGAGCTTGTGGGAGGAAAAACAAATTGA
- a CDS encoding diaminopimelate decarboxylase family protein: MNEILKQCESAFYVFDLERARARIRFLRAHLPEGVALCYAVKANTFIIGGLLRDVERFEICSPGEAEICEKLGVPGNMMVISGVYKTPSVMEHLVASGGDRTYTVESLTQFALLRDLAKTYGRTLPVLLRLTNDSQFGINQEDIMDIIRDRAQYPQLDILGIQFFSGTQKTSAKKLCREIRQLDGLLLKLEQEYGYTARELEYGPGFPACYFEDDVFDEETYLADFSAGLNAMESKPHITLELGRGIAACCGRYYTHIVDIKHNKGQNYLLIDGGMHHLVYFGQHMAMKHPFLSVCDKEQAPKTMSWNICGSLCSMNDIVAKQVELPEVSIGDTICFENTGAYCMTEGISLFLSREIPAVYLMDGGDPVCVRQTFDTAPLNTPN, from the coding sequence TTGAATGAAATTCTGAAGCAGTGTGAGTCTGCGTTCTATGTGTTTGACCTGGAACGGGCAAGAGCACGGATCCGCTTTCTGCGGGCGCATTTGCCGGAAGGAGTAGCTCTGTGCTACGCCGTAAAGGCGAACACCTTCATCATCGGGGGCTTGCTCCGGGACGTGGAGCGGTTTGAGATCTGCTCTCCGGGGGAAGCGGAAATTTGTGAAAAGTTGGGAGTTCCAGGCAATATGATGGTGATCTCCGGGGTGTACAAGACCCCTTCCGTCATGGAGCATCTGGTGGCATCCGGCGGAGACCGCACCTATACGGTGGAGTCCCTGACCCAGTTTGCCCTGCTGCGGGATCTGGCAAAGACCTATGGCAGAACCCTGCCGGTGCTGCTGCGGCTTACCAATGACAGCCAGTTCGGCATCAACCAGGAGGATATCATGGATATCATCCGGGATCGGGCACAGTATCCCCAGCTGGATATCCTGGGGATCCAGTTCTTCTCCGGCACCCAGAAAACCTCAGCCAAGAAGCTGTGCCGGGAGATCCGGCAGCTGGACGGGCTGCTGCTGAAGCTGGAGCAGGAATACGGCTATACCGCCCGGGAGCTGGAATACGGGCCCGGGTTTCCTGCCTGCTACTTTGAGGACGATGTATTCGACGAGGAAACCTATCTGGCGGACTTTTCCGCCGGGCTGAACGCCATGGAATCCAAGCCCCACATTACCCTGGAACTGGGCAGAGGCATTGCAGCCTGCTGCGGCAGATACTACACCCACATTGTGGACATCAAGCACAACAAGGGACAGAATTACCTGCTGATTGACGGGGGTATGCACCACCTGGTATACTTCGGACAGCATATGGCAATGAAGCACCCCTTCCTGTCCGTTTGCGACAAGGAGCAGGCGCCCAAGACCATGAGCTGGAACATCTGCGGCTCTCTGTGCTCCATGAACGACATCGTGGCAAAGCAGGTGGAGCTGCCGGAGGTATCCATCGGGGATACGATCTGCTTTGAAAATACCGGCGCATACTGCATGACCGAGGGCATTTCCCTGTTTCTGAGCCGGGAGATCCCGGCGGTGTATCTGATGGACGGGGGCGATCCGGTCTGTGTGCGGCAGACCTTCGATACTGCGCCTCTGAACACCCCAAACTGA
- a CDS encoding phosphopantetheine-binding protein, producing MDKLIEILEDIQPDIDYNTCEDLIDGHHLDSLSIISLIAELEDEFDITVPAVEIIPANFNSAKAMWSMIQRLQEED from the coding sequence ATGGACAAGCTTATTGAAATTCTGGAGGACATTCAGCCGGACATCGACTACAACACCTGCGAGGATCTGATCGACGGGCATCACCTGGACTCTCTGTCCATTATTTCCCTGATTGCCGAGCTGGAGGATGAGTTCGACATTACTGTTCCCGCTGTGGAGATCATCCCGGCAAACTTCAATTCCGCAAAGGCAATGTGGAGCATGATTCAGCGCCTGCAAGAGGAGGACTAA
- a CDS encoding MBOAT family O-acyltransferase — MSLSSLLMGGSYVGMTSFFTVAFLLVFLPTCIILYTLMPQKAKKYFLLAASVGFYWLISGTLVVYLFLTTISIHYFGIWLDRIHRQRDEAVKAAEKPERKAIKHAYLLRSRWVLLFAAALHIGTLLTLKYAPFFTRNVNSLLGHMGLSLQLEIPKYLLPIGISFFTMQAVSYMFDVYRETIKSDENLFRLGLFMSFFPQIVEGPICRYGQTAEQLWNVKGITFSNLTLGIQRILFGMMKKMVVADRLNPLIETVFSGYKDFQGGVIAIAAVCYTVQLYMDFSGSMDAVMGTAQIFGITMPENFARPFFSKTISEFWKRWHITLGAWFKDYIFYPVTMSKPMKNLTSAARKKIGNHFGPLLAGAVALFCVWFSNGLWHGAAWSYIFYGMYHFTLILTGNIIAPAVQWTNKKLHINPEWFGYRLFQILRSCILVVIGELFFRAEGLRNGIAMFKGMVTDFRFSTLNEDLLDTLGVDIQDLIIVGVTLLIVFVISILNEKGIQVRASLQKRNVVVRWAVLYALILYIIVFGAYGTGYIPVDPIYANF, encoded by the coding sequence ATGTCGCTCTCTTCCCTGCTGATGGGGGGCAGCTATGTGGGAATGACCTCGTTTTTTACGGTGGCATTCCTGCTGGTGTTCCTGCCGACTTGCATCATTCTCTATACCCTGATGCCCCAGAAGGCAAAGAAATACTTTCTTCTGGCGGCAAGCGTAGGCTTCTACTGGCTCATCAGCGGCACGCTGGTGGTGTACCTATTCTTAACTACAATTTCCATCCACTACTTTGGCATCTGGCTGGATCGGATCCACCGGCAGCGGGATGAAGCGGTGAAGGCGGCGGAAAAGCCGGAACGCAAGGCCATCAAGCATGCGTACCTGCTCCGGAGCCGCTGGGTGCTGCTGTTTGCGGCGGCGCTTCACATCGGCACCCTGCTGACGCTGAAGTATGCTCCCTTCTTTACCCGGAATGTCAATTCCCTGCTGGGGCATATGGGATTGTCGTTGCAGCTGGAGATCCCCAAGTATCTTTTGCCCATCGGCATTTCCTTCTTCACCATGCAGGCGGTTTCCTACATGTTTGACGTGTACCGGGAAACCATCAAGTCAGACGAGAATCTGTTCCGGCTGGGATTGTTCATGTCCTTTTTCCCCCAGATCGTGGAGGGCCCCATCTGCCGGTACGGGCAGACCGCAGAGCAGCTGTGGAACGTGAAGGGCATCACCTTCTCCAACCTGACCCTGGGCATCCAGCGGATCCTCTTTGGCATGATGAAAAAAATGGTGGTGGCGGATCGGCTCAACCCGCTGATCGAAACGGTATTTTCCGGCTACAAGGATTTCCAGGGGGGCGTGATCGCCATTGCAGCCGTGTGCTACACGGTGCAGCTGTATATGGACTTTTCCGGTTCCATGGACGCAGTGATGGGTACTGCCCAGATCTTCGGCATTACCATGCCGGAGAATTTCGCCCGTCCCTTCTTCTCCAAAACCATCTCCGAGTTCTGGAAGCGCTGGCACATCACCCTGGGCGCCTGGTTCAAGGATTACATCTTCTACCCGGTGACCATGTCTAAGCCCATGAAGAACCTGACCTCCGCCGCCCGCAAGAAGATCGGCAACCACTTTGGCCCTCTGCTTGCCGGTGCTGTGGCATTGTTCTGCGTCTGGTTCAGCAATGGTCTGTGGCACGGGGCAGCCTGGAGCTATATTTTCTACGGCATGTATCACTTTACCCTGATCCTCACCGGCAATATCATTGCCCCGGCGGTTCAGTGGACAAACAAAAAGCTGCACATCAATCCGGAATGGTTCGGCTATCGTCTGTTCCAGATCCTCCGCAGCTGCATTCTGGTGGTCATTGGCGAGCTGTTCTTCCGGGCAGAGGGTCTGCGCAACGGTATTGCCATGTTCAAGGGCATGGTCACCGACTTCCGGTTCAGCACTCTGAACGAGGATCTGCTGGATACCCTGGGCGTGGATATCCAGGACCTTATCATCGTTGGCGTCACGCTGCTGATCGTATTTGTCATCAGCATTCTGAACGAAAAGGGCATCCAGGTCAGAGCCTCCCTCCAGAAGCGGAATGTGGTGGTACGCTGGGCAGTGCTGTATGCGCTGATTCTGTACATCATCGTATTCGGTGCCTATGGAACGGGGTATATTCCGGTTGACCCGATTTATGCGAATTTCTAA
- a CDS encoding DUF4832 domain-containing protein: MKFKRILAAGMAVLCSVLPLCPAASAQGDGLVDSGIDYTELVGTVRTPGAGYTSTLAFRCKPGETKAYNPTGDLTLLFVDIGGFSSGSNGTTDSDGNYTPGTDYDLDGTFFKSMRTTLENCRQNGCMAALRFRYDANGVRDPEPATFEQMLRHIEQIRADGFLEDYQDILCFVESGFVGCYGEQWGGKYCSIPDKAKLLELMLDVVPDPIPVTVRTPNIFAQWAGITEEELGTYVLEPGSRASRVGLYNDGYMGSNSDLGTFHDRERDLKWLRQQTLTSYYGGEFSGNLDFAKQYDTYLPEHAVPEMYYSHLSYINANIYQLYKDYTFGAAYDVEGVDNSAYYGQTVFQFMRDHLGYRFVLRDSDLSESVSQGDTLRLCMDVENTGFANPIPRQKAEILLEKDGQYLRTEVDADSRTWYSCTTVSPEFDLHLPAAMEPGRWNVYFKLSTGDNTLGQLEYRSVQFANAHTWNEQLGANYLGSFSVTASEAGARSTDNGFYQTNAADPVTGSDGTLFTTQGLVTVDGTLTSDTERRDALLCAEDAAGNRMYITNDDQYLYILVDLEQQAASPVYNLSFRNASSGTSYWMYYQGSFVYFNGEGGVPLGCVQKHSGSTIEFRLPLGELMGLAPGVELTGIDYTVQDQADSWKSAGSIRADSYIIQDDFNVYSGKQTVNLAKGDTLSVAAHTSGSDLSYQWYKDGKLIPDATNAIYEILAESAQDCGIYAVQVTSASGVRTRLFDVCRVAAVLEQPLAGDLNLDGAVTVADVVLLQKHLIRAATLTDQQAAAGDLNKDGVCNGFDLVLLRRILCV, translated from the coding sequence ATGAAATTCAAACGCATTCTGGCAGCAGGCATGGCAGTGTTGTGCAGCGTCCTGCCACTGTGCCCGGCTGCTTCCGCCCAGGGGGATGGGCTGGTGGATTCCGGCATCGATTATACGGAACTGGTGGGGACGGTGCGAACCCCCGGGGCAGGGTATACCTCCACCCTGGCGTTCCGCTGCAAGCCCGGGGAAACCAAGGCATACAACCCCACCGGGGATCTGACGCTGCTGTTCGTGGATATCGGCGGCTTTTCCAGTGGCTCCAACGGTACCACCGATTCCGACGGGAACTATACCCCCGGTACGGATTATGACCTGGATGGGACCTTTTTCAAAAGCATGCGTACCACCCTGGAAAACTGCCGGCAGAACGGCTGCATGGCAGCGCTCCGGTTCCGGTATGATGCAAACGGGGTTCGGGATCCGGAGCCTGCCACCTTTGAGCAGATGCTCCGGCACATTGAACAGATCCGGGCGGACGGCTTTCTGGAGGACTATCAGGACATTCTCTGCTTTGTGGAAAGCGGCTTTGTAGGCTGCTACGGGGAGCAGTGGGGCGGCAAGTACTGCTCCATACCCGACAAGGCAAAGCTGTTGGAGCTGATGCTGGATGTGGTGCCGGATCCCATTCCGGTGACGGTGCGCACCCCGAATATTTTCGCCCAGTGGGCAGGCATCACCGAGGAAGAGCTGGGCACCTATGTGCTGGAGCCGGGCAGCCGGGCGTCCCGGGTGGGACTGTACAACGATGGCTACATGGGCTCCAACTCGGATCTGGGCACCTTCCACGACCGGGAGCGGGATCTGAAATGGCTCCGGCAGCAAACCCTGACCAGCTATTACGGCGGCGAATTTTCTGGCAATCTGGATTTTGCCAAGCAGTATGACACCTACCTGCCGGAGCATGCAGTTCCGGAAATGTACTACTCCCATCTGAGCTACATCAACGCCAATATTTATCAGCTGTACAAGGATTACACCTTTGGTGCAGCGTATGACGTGGAGGGCGTGGACAACAGCGCCTATTACGGTCAGACCGTGTTCCAGTTTATGCGGGATCATCTGGGTTACCGGTTCGTGCTGCGGGACTCGGATCTGAGCGAAAGCGTGTCCCAGGGAGACACCCTGCGGCTCTGCATGGACGTGGAGAACACCGGCTTTGCCAATCCCATCCCCAGGCAGAAGGCGGAGATCCTTCTGGAGAAGGATGGACAGTACCTGCGGACAGAGGTGGATGCGGACAGCCGCACCTGGTATTCCTGTACCACCGTGTCCCCGGAATTTGACCTGCATCTGCCGGCAGCAATGGAACCGGGCAGATGGAATGTGTACTTCAAGCTTTCCACCGGGGATAACACGCTGGGACAGCTGGAGTATCGCTCCGTTCAGTTTGCCAATGCACACACCTGGAACGAGCAGCTGGGGGCGAATTATCTGGGCAGCTTTTCCGTGACCGCCTCTGAAGCAGGGGCGAGATCCACGGACAATGGCTTCTATCAGACCAATGCCGCCGATCCGGTGACCGGTTCTGACGGCACCCTGTTTACCACCCAGGGACTTGTGACAGTGGACGGTACCCTGACCAGCGATACGGAGCGGCGGGATGCCTTGCTCTGCGCAGAGGATGCAGCAGGCAACAGAATGTACATCACCAACGACGATCAGTACCTGTATATTCTGGTGGATCTGGAGCAGCAGGCTGCTTCCCCGGTGTACAACCTGTCCTTCCGGAATGCAAGCAGCGGCACAAGCTATTGGATGTATTACCAGGGCAGCTTCGTGTACTTCAACGGGGAGGGCGGCGTGCCCCTGGGCTGCGTGCAGAAGCACAGCGGCAGTACCATTGAATTCCGGTTGCCCTTGGGGGAGCTGATGGGGCTTGCCCCCGGTGTGGAGCTGACAGGCATTGACTACACGGTGCAGGATCAGGCGGATTCCTGGAAAAGTGCCGGTTCCATCCGGGCGGACAGCTACATCATACAGGATGATTTCAACGTGTATTCCGGCAAGCAGACCGTGAATCTCGCTAAGGGGGATACCCTGTCCGTTGCCGCCCACACCTCTGGCTCCGACCTGTCCTACCAGTGGTACAAGGACGGCAAGCTCATTCCGGATGCCACCAATGCTATCTATGAGATCCTGGCAGAATCGGCGCAGGACTGCGGAATCTATGCGGTTCAGGTCACCAGTGCCAGCGGCGTCAGAACCAGGCTGTTTGACGTGTGCCGGGTTGCTGCTGTGCTGGA